The sequence below is a genomic window from Henriciella marina DSM 19595.
CAAGGTTTCGGCGAGCATATGCACCGCGTCTTTGCCGCCGGACGCATGCGTCTCGCAAAACCGGATCTCGCCTACTTCGCACACATCGAAGACGCGCTCGGCTTTACCGGCAAGGACGTGATCCTCGTCGACGACATGGAAGAGAACGTCGCCGCAGCCCGCCAGCACGGCTGGGACGCCTTCCATTTCACCTCCGGAAAACACGATGCGCTGGTGGCAAAGCTAGGGCTCGCCTGATCCGTCATCCTTGCCCGGATCCTTTGTGTCGATAATCGGCAGCTTGCCTTCAATCATGTGGAACAGCGTCAGGATCAGCAGCGCCAGACACGTGACGAGCGCTGCAATCGCGATAAAGCCCGCCCCGCATGCGAGGCCAATCGCCCCGGCCAGCCAGAGCCCAGCCCCGGTGGTCAGGCCTTCCAGCCTGCCGCTATGACGGATAATCGCACCGGCTGCGATGAAGGCGACACCGGCCGTCACGGCCTCGATGATGCGCAGCGGGTCGGGGCGGATGCTGGAGGCATCGTCAGGCTGGTCAAGCATCAGACTTATCTCCAGGGCAATGACGGTGAAAAGGCATGCGGCCAGTGATACCAGCATGAATGTGCGCAACCCCGCTGGCCGGTCGCGAATCTCCCGCTCGATGCCGATCAGCGCGCCAAACAGGCAGGCTGCACCAATGCGCAGGAAAAGCTGCACCGCACCGATTTCGGTCGCAAACAGGGCATCCACTTGTTGCATGACCTT
It includes:
- a CDS encoding MgtC/SapB family protein, whose amino-acid sequence is MQQVDALFATEIGAVQLFLRIGAACLFGALIGIEREIRDRPAGLRTFMLVSLAACLFTVIALEISLMLDQPDDASSIRPDPLRIIEAVTAGVAFIAAGAIIRHSGRLEGLTTGAGLWLAGAIGLACGAGFIAIAALVTCLALLILTLFHMIEGKLPIIDTKDPGKDDGSGEP